From a single Pseudomonas triticicola genomic region:
- a CDS encoding carboxylate/amino acid/amine transporter, whose product MGYLLFVTLIQAFSFSLIGEYLAGHVDSYFAVLVRVVLAGLVFIPLTRWRSVEPAFMRGMLLIGALQFGVTYVCLYLSFRVLTVPEVLLFTILTPLHVTLIEDALNRRFNPWALVAALVAVGGAAVIRFDSISPDFFMGFLLLQLANFTYAAGQVLYKHLVAKHPSDLPHYRRFGYFYLGALAVVLPAFLLFGKSNFLPEAPLQWGVLLFLGLVSTALGLYWWNKGACMVNGGTLAVMNNLHVPVGLLLNLLIWNQHEELGRLFLGGGVILAAVWISRLGIRKSPAAA is encoded by the coding sequence ATGGGCTATCTACTTTTTGTCACGCTGATCCAGGCGTTTTCCTTCAGTCTGATCGGCGAGTACCTGGCAGGGCATGTCGACAGCTACTTTGCGGTGCTGGTGCGTGTGGTGCTGGCGGGGCTGGTGTTTATTCCATTGACGCGCTGGCGTTCGGTGGAGCCGGCGTTCATGCGTGGCATGTTGCTGATCGGCGCGTTGCAGTTCGGGGTGACTTACGTCTGCCTTTACCTGAGCTTCCGTGTGCTGACGGTGCCGGAGGTGTTGCTGTTCACCATTCTCACGCCGCTGCACGTGACGTTGATCGAAGACGCGCTGAACCGTCGCTTTAATCCGTGGGCATTGGTTGCTGCGCTGGTGGCAGTCGGCGGTGCGGCGGTGATTCGCTTCGACAGCATCAGTCCCGACTTTTTCATGGGCTTTCTGCTGCTGCAACTGGCCAACTTCACCTACGCCGCCGGGCAAGTGTTGTACAAGCATCTGGTGGCCAAGCATCCGAGTGATCTGCCGCATTACCGCCGCTTCGGTTATTTCTACCTCGGTGCATTGGCGGTTGTGCTGCCAGCGTTCCTGTTGTTCGGCAAGTCGAACTTTCTACCGGAAGCGCCGCTGCAATGGGGCGTGTTGCTGTTTCTCGGACTGGTGTCGACGGCGCTGGGCCTGTACTGGTGGAACAAGGGCGCGTGCATGGTCAACGGCGGTACCCTGGCGGTGATGAACAACCTGCATGTGCCGGTGGGATTGTTGTTGAATCTGCTGATCTGGAATCAGCATGAGGAACTGGGGCGGTTGTTCCTTGGCGGGGGTGTGATTCTGGCGGCTGTGTGGATCAGCCGGTTGGGTATCCGCAAATCCCCGGCCGCCGCATAA